Proteins from a genomic interval of Papaver somniferum cultivar HN1 chromosome 4, ASM357369v1, whole genome shotgun sequence:
- the LOC113272592 gene encoding F-box protein CPR1-like: MLGLPEEITVGILKRLPIKSVLKFRCVCKKWYNILNDPEFLKKQQNHDLGDDDSTLILRKGRDYYSISNDTFTSISSSSSSDVAISLSAKDVKDLDFPIISPKTPMPFTEETVQILGSCYDSKINDYKLVRIAKSDENVPEVKVYTQIIVFKHLRVIVSFDLGSETFKELALPENLRGGANVCFSAAGGCLAVLCSDPCPWGQFDVWVMKDYRRRESWTRLFTITENIKSFEYIIRSFRHLRQMVCLKNGEFLLEFGLEAESRADLVVYDPKTERARVLNVPKKRGYTKPRLCDVLLFRVETYIESLVSLNSGTYVG; the protein is encoded by the exons ATGTTGGGGTTACCGGAAGAAATCACAGTCGGTATCCTCAAACGCTTACCGATAAAATCAGTGTTAAAATTCAGGTGCGTCTGCAAAAAATGGTACAATATACTCAATGATCCTGAATttcttaagaaacaacaaaatcatgATTTGGGAGACGACGATTCCACTTTAATACTTAGAAAAGGCCGTGATTACTACTCCATTTCTAATGATACATTCACATCGATatcttcgtcatcatcatcagatGTAGCTATATCGTTATCTGCAAAGGATGTTAAGGATCTTGATTTCCCTATCATTTCTCCAAAGACTCCAATGCCTTTCACTGAGGAAACTGTTCAGATTTTGGGTTCTT GTTATGATAGCAAGATTAACGATTACAAGTTGGTAAGGATTGCGAAATCAGACGAGAATGTTCCTGAAGTCAAGGTTTATACA CAAATTATAGTTTTCAAACACCTCAGAGTCATTGTTTCTTTTGATTTGGGAAGTGAGACATTCAAGGAATTAGCGCTGCCAGAAAATCTGAGAGGCGGCGCTAATGTTTGTTTCAGTGCTGCAGGAGGGTGTCTTGCTGTACTTTGTAGTGATCCATGTCCATGGGGTCAGTTTGATGTATGGGTGATGAAAGACTACAGACGGAGAGAGTCTTGGACTAGGCTCTTCACTATTACTGAAAACATCAAATCATTTGAATATATAATCAGAAGCTTTCGGCACTTAAGGCAAATGGTGTGTCTGAAAAATGGTGAGttcttgttagaatttggattggaGGCAGAAAGTAGAGCTGATTTGGTTGTGTATGACCCAAAGACTGAAAGAGCTAGAGTACTGAATGTACCTAAAAAGAGAGGGTATACGAAACCTAGACTGTGCGACGTTTTGTTGTTCAGGGTGGAAACTTATATTGAGAGCTTAGTTTCACTCAACTCAGGTACTTATGTTGGGTAG